A genomic region of Cannabis sativa cultivar Pink pepper isolate KNU-18-1 chromosome 1, ASM2916894v1, whole genome shotgun sequence contains the following coding sequences:
- the LOC115704087 gene encoding uncharacterized protein LOC115704087 has protein sequence MGYQFQFGKLGRKRAHRWIFVVVLVAVTHLLFQSFLFPYGNALRSLFPEREFPINVKYNVLSTAVRSSSSSKSVMVRNPLTVYAGGELGFDTKEKENDIDNKEISFGIDGTSYNVLDRFVDNSLPFKDSRDSNVVSTALVSIKNEESDPVMDDDASRDQLEFSVEQIKEQDTEISKDNVVVDGITLVQKTIDGGSDTPFKHSTLVSSASASNNMTYLTTSTFSENPSLASASNQSDQQISKNNSAIVSVPRRKKMRCDMPPKSITTFQEMNLIIVKHRAKSRSMRPRWSSVRDRDIMALKPQIEHAPTTNDQELYAPLFRNVSMFKKSYELMERTLRVYVYKDGEKPIFHQPILKGLYASEGWFMKLMEGNRRFVVKDPRRAHLFYMPFSSRMLEHTLYVRNSHNRTNLRQYLKEYTEKISAKYPYFNRTGGADHFLVACHDWVSSLFVQLLSIDS, from the exons ATGGGGTACCAGTTCCAGTTTGGCAAGCTTGGTCGAAAAAGAGCTCATAGATGGATTTTTGTGGTGGTGTTAGTGGCTGTAACACATTTGTTGTTTCAGTCTTTCCTGTTCCCATATGGGAATGCCCTTCGCTCTTTGTTTCCCGAGAGAGAATTTCCCATTAATGTGAAATATAATGTGCTTAGTACTGCTGTTCGTTCTTCCTCTTCCTCCAAATCTGTGATGGTTCGGAACCCTCTTACAGTTTATGCTGGAGGAGAACTGGGGTTTGAtacaaaagaaaaggaaaatgaCATAGATAATAAGGAGATTAGCTTTGGCATTGATGGAACTTCTTATAATGTTCTGGATAGATTTGTAGATAACAGTCTTCCATTCAAGGATTCTAGAGATTCAAATGTGGTGTCCACAGCActtgtaagcataaaaaatgaGGAGAGTGATCCTGTAATGGATGATGATGCTAGCAGAGATCAGCTAGAATTCTCTGTAGAGCAGATTAAGGAACAAGATACTGAAATTTCTAAGGACAATGTTGTAGTGGATGGTATAACTTTGGTGCAGAAAACAATTGATGGTGGCTCAGACACTCCTTTCAAACATTCTACGCTTGTATCTTCTGCTTCGGCTTCAAACAATATGACATATTTAACTACCTCAACATTCAGTGAAAACCCTTCTTTAGCTTCTGCTTCCAATCAAAGTGATCAACAAATCTCGAAGAACAATTCTGCAATTGTTAGTGTCCCAAGAAGAAAGAAGATGAGGTGTGACATGCCCCCAAAGTCAATAACCACGTTTCAGGAGATGAACCTCATAATAGTAAAGCATCGTGCCAAATCGCGTTCAATG AGACCAAGGTGGTCCTCTGTGCGCGATCGTGACATTATGGCTTTGAAGCCACAAATTGAGCATGCTCCTACAACAAATGATCAGGAGCTTTATGCTCCTCTATTTCGAAATGTTTCCATGTTCAAAAA GAGTTATGAGCTCATGGAACGAACCCTCAGAGTCTATGTCTACAAGGATGGCGAAAAACCTATTTTCCATCAACCAATTTTAAAAGGATTATATGCTTCAGAGGGATGGTTTATGAAACTGATGGAGGGAAATAGGCGTTTTGTGGTAAAGGACCCTCGGAGGGCTCATCTGTTTTATATGCCATTTAGTTCACGAATGCTAGAACACACCCTGTACGTAAGGAACTCTCACAATCGAACAAACCTGCGCCAATATTTGAAGGAGTACACAGAAAAAATATCTGCAAAGTATCCTTACTTCAACAGAACTGGTGGAGCTGATCATTTTCTTGTCGCCTGCCATGACTGGGTAAGCTCTTTGTTTGTGCAACTCTTGTCTATAGACAGCTAA
- the LOC115708145 gene encoding uncharacterized protein LOC115708145 isoform X1, giving the protein MGDVHVSNEIYEIPSAVSANSSYHPFYLRAHDNAVNNTDVTEFNLSIDDIFTSLWTLTSCIGEQLMQFIEDLVLRDLNRCLENLVYYSPEQDSLDLRNICETFSKGSSSSSKPCYDCTLPRLRGRRAQEPREEFTVNTSSDIVEIIDYYAGSLIIFQGLLIFPIFGLQFVWRLALDSCRCSLSYIRCAELRIRSILSRIRKTLRGSSDDIGWLQQTPGMPSVTDGTARFLELLAEIRNGEHSLPNSYVYLLIPGLFSNHGPLYFVGTKRFFSKMGLACHIAKIHSEASVEHNAWELKQYIEELYWGSGKPVMLLGHSKGGVDAAAALSIYWSDLKDKVAGLALVQSPYGGTPIASDTLREGQIADKETRRIMELLICKLIKGDIRALEDLTYEKRKEFIMKYKLPEQVPLISFHTEASTAPGVLATMTQIAHAELPWLPLLKFDNEESDSFLRAGRQVPVVMPISAAMALCALHLQLRYGEKSDGLVTRRDAEVPGSVVVKPDRKLDHAWMVYSSSKKNPMEPDACEMCEALLTLLVEIGKKKQEEIGQS; this is encoded by the exons ATGGGAGATGTACACGTGAGCAATGAAATATATGAAATACCCTCAGCTGTAAGTGCAAATAGCTCATATCATCCTTTTTATCTTAGG GCTCATGACAATGCTGTGAATAATACAGATGTTACTGAATTCAACTTGTCAATAGACGACATTTTCACCAGTCTGTGGACATTGACTAGCTGTATAGGTGAACAATTGATGCAATTTATTG AGGATCTTGTGCTCAGAGATCTTAATAGATGCCTAGAGAATTTAGTGTATTATTCTCCTGAACAAGATTCATTAGATTTGAGAAATATATGTGAAACATTTTCTAAAGGTTCTTCCTCATCATCCAAACCTTGTTATGACTGTACATTGCCCAGACTTCGTGGAAGAAGAGCCCAAGAACCCAGGGAAGAGTTTACTGTAAATACAAGTTCTGACATTGtagaaattattgattattatgcGGGTTCGCTTATCATTTTTCAAgg GTTGTTGATTTTCCCTATATTCGGATTGCAGTTTGTCTGGAGGTTGGCATTGGACTCTTGTAGATGCTCTTTATCTTACATTAGATGTGCTGAACTTCGTATTCGTag TATCCTATCTCGAATACGGAAGACATTGCGTGGCTCTTCTGATGATATAGGATGGTTACAGCAAACTCCAGGAATGCCTTCTGTGACAGATGGTACAGCAAGATTTCTGGAATTGCTTGCTGAAATAAG GAATGGAGAGCACTCCCTCCCTAATTCATATGTTTATCTACTAATACCTG GCCTCTTTAGTAACCATGGTCCTTTGTACTTCGTGGGAACTAAAAGGTTCTTTTCAAAAATGGGTCTAGCTTGCCATATTGCAAAGATTCACAGTGAG GCGTCTGTAGAGCACAATGCCTGGGAACTTAAGCAATACATTGAGGAGCTTTACTGGGGATCTGGCAAACCCGTGATGCTTCTAGGCCACAGTAAGGGTGGAGTTGATGCTGCAGCTGCTCTATCAATCTATTGGAGTGATTTGAAGGACAAAGTGGCTGGTTTAGCACTGGTACAAAGCCCATATGGTGGCACCCCAATAGCTTCTGATACTCTTCGAGAAGGCCAGATTGCTGACAAGGAAACCAGGAGAATTATGGAGCTTTTAATATGCAAATTGATCAAG GGTGACATACGAGCACTAGAGGATCTGACATATGAGAAAAGGAAGGAATTTATCATGAAATACAAGCTACCAGAACAAGTCCCTCTAATCTCTTTCCACACCGAGGCTAGTACGGCTCCTGGTGTCCTTGCTACCATGACTCAGATAGCTCATGCAGAGCTTCCTTGGCTTCCTCTCCTCAAGTTTGACAACGAGGAGTCTGATAGTTTTCTTCGAGCAGGACGCCAGGTGCCTGTGGTGATGCCTATATCTGCTGCCATGGCTTTGTGTGCACTCCACCTGCAGCTGCGCTACGGAGAGAAGAGTGATGGTTTGGTAACACGTCGAGATGCTGAAGTCCCGGGTTCAGTTGTTGTCAAACCAGATAGGAAGCTTGACCATGCTTGGATGGTTTACTCTTCTTCGAAGAAGAATCCCATGGAGCCAGATGCCTGTGAAATGTGTGAGGCTCTTTTGACTCTCCTTGTGGAGATTGGCAAGAAGAAGCAAGAAGAAATTGGACAAAGTTGA
- the LOC115708145 gene encoding uncharacterized protein LOC115708145 isoform X2 — MGDVHVSNEIYEIPSAAHDNAVNNTDVTEFNLSIDDIFTSLWTLTSCIGEQLMQFIEDLVLRDLNRCLENLVYYSPEQDSLDLRNICETFSKGSSSSSKPCYDCTLPRLRGRRAQEPREEFTVNTSSDIVEIIDYYAGSLIIFQGLLIFPIFGLQFVWRLALDSCRCSLSYIRCAELRIRSILSRIRKTLRGSSDDIGWLQQTPGMPSVTDGTARFLELLAEIRNGEHSLPNSYVYLLIPGLFSNHGPLYFVGTKRFFSKMGLACHIAKIHSEASVEHNAWELKQYIEELYWGSGKPVMLLGHSKGGVDAAAALSIYWSDLKDKVAGLALVQSPYGGTPIASDTLREGQIADKETRRIMELLICKLIKGDIRALEDLTYEKRKEFIMKYKLPEQVPLISFHTEASTAPGVLATMTQIAHAELPWLPLLKFDNEESDSFLRAGRQVPVVMPISAAMALCALHLQLRYGEKSDGLVTRRDAEVPGSVVVKPDRKLDHAWMVYSSSKKNPMEPDACEMCEALLTLLVEIGKKKQEEIGQS, encoded by the exons ATGGGAGATGTACACGTGAGCAATGAAATATATGAAATACCCTCAGCT GCTCATGACAATGCTGTGAATAATACAGATGTTACTGAATTCAACTTGTCAATAGACGACATTTTCACCAGTCTGTGGACATTGACTAGCTGTATAGGTGAACAATTGATGCAATTTATTG AGGATCTTGTGCTCAGAGATCTTAATAGATGCCTAGAGAATTTAGTGTATTATTCTCCTGAACAAGATTCATTAGATTTGAGAAATATATGTGAAACATTTTCTAAAGGTTCTTCCTCATCATCCAAACCTTGTTATGACTGTACATTGCCCAGACTTCGTGGAAGAAGAGCCCAAGAACCCAGGGAAGAGTTTACTGTAAATACAAGTTCTGACATTGtagaaattattgattattatgcGGGTTCGCTTATCATTTTTCAAgg GTTGTTGATTTTCCCTATATTCGGATTGCAGTTTGTCTGGAGGTTGGCATTGGACTCTTGTAGATGCTCTTTATCTTACATTAGATGTGCTGAACTTCGTATTCGTag TATCCTATCTCGAATACGGAAGACATTGCGTGGCTCTTCTGATGATATAGGATGGTTACAGCAAACTCCAGGAATGCCTTCTGTGACAGATGGTACAGCAAGATTTCTGGAATTGCTTGCTGAAATAAG GAATGGAGAGCACTCCCTCCCTAATTCATATGTTTATCTACTAATACCTG GCCTCTTTAGTAACCATGGTCCTTTGTACTTCGTGGGAACTAAAAGGTTCTTTTCAAAAATGGGTCTAGCTTGCCATATTGCAAAGATTCACAGTGAG GCGTCTGTAGAGCACAATGCCTGGGAACTTAAGCAATACATTGAGGAGCTTTACTGGGGATCTGGCAAACCCGTGATGCTTCTAGGCCACAGTAAGGGTGGAGTTGATGCTGCAGCTGCTCTATCAATCTATTGGAGTGATTTGAAGGACAAAGTGGCTGGTTTAGCACTGGTACAAAGCCCATATGGTGGCACCCCAATAGCTTCTGATACTCTTCGAGAAGGCCAGATTGCTGACAAGGAAACCAGGAGAATTATGGAGCTTTTAATATGCAAATTGATCAAG GGTGACATACGAGCACTAGAGGATCTGACATATGAGAAAAGGAAGGAATTTATCATGAAATACAAGCTACCAGAACAAGTCCCTCTAATCTCTTTCCACACCGAGGCTAGTACGGCTCCTGGTGTCCTTGCTACCATGACTCAGATAGCTCATGCAGAGCTTCCTTGGCTTCCTCTCCTCAAGTTTGACAACGAGGAGTCTGATAGTTTTCTTCGAGCAGGACGCCAGGTGCCTGTGGTGATGCCTATATCTGCTGCCATGGCTTTGTGTGCACTCCACCTGCAGCTGCGCTACGGAGAGAAGAGTGATGGTTTGGTAACACGTCGAGATGCTGAAGTCCCGGGTTCAGTTGTTGTCAAACCAGATAGGAAGCTTGACCATGCTTGGATGGTTTACTCTTCTTCGAAGAAGAATCCCATGGAGCCAGATGCCTGTGAAATGTGTGAGGCTCTTTTGACTCTCCTTGTGGAGATTGGCAAGAAGAAGCAAGAAGAAATTGGACAAAGTTGA
- the LOC115708145 gene encoding uncharacterized protein LOC115708145 isoform X3 has product MQFIEDLVLRDLNRCLENLVYYSPEQDSLDLRNICETFSKGSSSSSKPCYDCTLPRLRGRRAQEPREEFTVNTSSDIVEIIDYYAGSLIIFQGLLIFPIFGLQFVWRLALDSCRCSLSYIRCAELRIRSILSRIRKTLRGSSDDIGWLQQTPGMPSVTDGTARFLELLAEIRNGEHSLPNSYVYLLIPGLFSNHGPLYFVGTKRFFSKMGLACHIAKIHSEASVEHNAWELKQYIEELYWGSGKPVMLLGHSKGGVDAAAALSIYWSDLKDKVAGLALVQSPYGGTPIASDTLREGQIADKETRRIMELLICKLIKGDIRALEDLTYEKRKEFIMKYKLPEQVPLISFHTEASTAPGVLATMTQIAHAELPWLPLLKFDNEESDSFLRAGRQVPVVMPISAAMALCALHLQLRYGEKSDGLVTRRDAEVPGSVVVKPDRKLDHAWMVYSSSKKNPMEPDACEMCEALLTLLVEIGKKKQEEIGQS; this is encoded by the exons ATGCAATTTATTG AGGATCTTGTGCTCAGAGATCTTAATAGATGCCTAGAGAATTTAGTGTATTATTCTCCTGAACAAGATTCATTAGATTTGAGAAATATATGTGAAACATTTTCTAAAGGTTCTTCCTCATCATCCAAACCTTGTTATGACTGTACATTGCCCAGACTTCGTGGAAGAAGAGCCCAAGAACCCAGGGAAGAGTTTACTGTAAATACAAGTTCTGACATTGtagaaattattgattattatgcGGGTTCGCTTATCATTTTTCAAgg GTTGTTGATTTTCCCTATATTCGGATTGCAGTTTGTCTGGAGGTTGGCATTGGACTCTTGTAGATGCTCTTTATCTTACATTAGATGTGCTGAACTTCGTATTCGTag TATCCTATCTCGAATACGGAAGACATTGCGTGGCTCTTCTGATGATATAGGATGGTTACAGCAAACTCCAGGAATGCCTTCTGTGACAGATGGTACAGCAAGATTTCTGGAATTGCTTGCTGAAATAAG GAATGGAGAGCACTCCCTCCCTAATTCATATGTTTATCTACTAATACCTG GCCTCTTTAGTAACCATGGTCCTTTGTACTTCGTGGGAACTAAAAGGTTCTTTTCAAAAATGGGTCTAGCTTGCCATATTGCAAAGATTCACAGTGAG GCGTCTGTAGAGCACAATGCCTGGGAACTTAAGCAATACATTGAGGAGCTTTACTGGGGATCTGGCAAACCCGTGATGCTTCTAGGCCACAGTAAGGGTGGAGTTGATGCTGCAGCTGCTCTATCAATCTATTGGAGTGATTTGAAGGACAAAGTGGCTGGTTTAGCACTGGTACAAAGCCCATATGGTGGCACCCCAATAGCTTCTGATACTCTTCGAGAAGGCCAGATTGCTGACAAGGAAACCAGGAGAATTATGGAGCTTTTAATATGCAAATTGATCAAG GGTGACATACGAGCACTAGAGGATCTGACATATGAGAAAAGGAAGGAATTTATCATGAAATACAAGCTACCAGAACAAGTCCCTCTAATCTCTTTCCACACCGAGGCTAGTACGGCTCCTGGTGTCCTTGCTACCATGACTCAGATAGCTCATGCAGAGCTTCCTTGGCTTCCTCTCCTCAAGTTTGACAACGAGGAGTCTGATAGTTTTCTTCGAGCAGGACGCCAGGTGCCTGTGGTGATGCCTATATCTGCTGCCATGGCTTTGTGTGCACTCCACCTGCAGCTGCGCTACGGAGAGAAGAGTGATGGTTTGGTAACACGTCGAGATGCTGAAGTCCCGGGTTCAGTTGTTGTCAAACCAGATAGGAAGCTTGACCATGCTTGGATGGTTTACTCTTCTTCGAAGAAGAATCCCATGGAGCCAGATGCCTGTGAAATGTGTGAGGCTCTTTTGACTCTCCTTGTGGAGATTGGCAAGAAGAAGCAAGAAGAAATTGGACAAAGTTGA